A stretch of the Ipomoea triloba cultivar NCNSP0323 chromosome 16, ASM357664v1 genome encodes the following:
- the LOC116007946 gene encoding uncharacterized protein LOC116007946, whose amino-acid sequence MVSSLRPQTAPKTPPLSKQQSPPQRVKVDGANPSFPEGKSPSKAITSNTGGANPSFPATKAQLYNATCPVYRFLVITLVILAAIADHIFYALYCLERPTFAVNSLHLSQFNLSTTTLTSKLNISISTRNPNKKLTYFYDPITNSTFSRDIPVGIESFPMFEHGTKNTTTSKQQSPPKANS is encoded by the exons ATGGTCTCATCCCTGAGGCCACAAACGGCACCAAAAACACCACCACTCTCAAAACAACAATCTCCACCTCAAAGAGTGAAGGTCGATGGAGCAAACCCATCATTTCCGGAAGGAAAGTCACCGTCAAAAGCCATAACCTCCAACACCGGTGGAGCAAACCCATCGTTTCCGGCCACCAAAGCTCAACTCTACAACGCCACGTGCCCCGTGTACCGC TTTCTCGTTATCACTCTCGTCATCCTCGCTGCCATCGCCGACCACATTTTCTACGCCCTCTACTGCCTTGAACGGCCCACTTTTGCCGTCAACTCTCTCCACCTCTCCCAATTCAACCTCTCCACCACCACCCTCACCTCCAAACTCAACATCTCCATCTCCACCCGGAACCCCAACAAAAAACTCACATATTTCTATGACCCCATCACCAACTCTACCTTCTCCCGCGACATCCCCGTCGGAATCGAATCTTTTCCGATGTTCGAACACGGCACCAAAAACACCACCACTTCAAAACAACAATCTCCACCTAAAGCAAACTCTTGA